A portion of the Anthonomus grandis grandis chromosome 7, icAntGran1.3, whole genome shotgun sequence genome contains these proteins:
- the LOC126738422 gene encoding hatching enzyme 1.2-like, producing MRKFSLCSLVTLSWGVLVILWDDGCDGRSAMPYVPDSIHPPLPDNFEMINVTSELTDAEIDPEMSPGLFQGDMALNNDLYNYWRIGIKWDAFPEKLWDNGVVPYTISPLYEPSDRVTILKAIKTISFMTCVRFVPWDNKSKDYLVIWPIKYPKGCWSFVGRFGGAQIVSLEPPDKNNQNCLGTEGRAIHELMHALGVFHEQSRWDRDKYVKIHEENIIPMFKSNFEKQSLENTTYSFEYDYDSIMHYGRNFFSKSKSRPTITTKMGHPRKIGQRKAMSKGDCLKLNDLYKCLDRPNMKRKYYNLCNFMGI from the exons ATGCGAAAGTTCTCGCTGTGTTCACTAGTGACGTTATCGTGGGGTGTTCTGGTGATTTTATGGGATGATGGTTGCGATGGACGATCTGCGATGCCTTACGTGCCCGATTCTATTCATCCCCCGTTGCCTGACAATT tcgAAATGATTAACGTAACGTCAGAACTGACCGATGCGGAAATCGATCCAGAAATGAGTCCGGGACTGTTCCAGGGCGACATGGCCCTAAACAACGACCTGTACAACTACTGGCGGATCGGGATCAAGTGGGACGCCTTTCCAGAGAAATTATGGGACAATGGGGTGGTACCATACACAATCAGCCCTCTATATG AACCGTCCGACCGAGTGACCATTTTAAAAGCGATCAAGACGATTAGTTTTATGACCTGCGTGAGATTCGTGCCATGGGACAATAAGAGCAAAGACTATTTAGTTATTTGGCCTATAAAGTATCCCAAGGGCTGTTGGTCGTTTGTTG GTCGTTTCGGAGGTGCCCAAATAGTCAGCCTAGAACCTCCAGACAAAAACAACCAAAACTGTTTAGGAACAGAAGGTAGAGCTATCCACGAACTAATGCACGCTTTAGGAGTATTCCACGAACAGTCCAGATGGGACAGGGACAAGTACGTGAAAATACACGAGGAAAACATCATACCAA TGTTCAAATCGAACTTCGAGAAACAAAGTCTGGAAAACACCACGTACAGCTTCGAGTACGATTATGACTCGATAATGCATTACGGGAGGAATTTCTTTAGTAAGAGCAAAAGTAGACCGACCATCACGACGAAAATGGGCCATCCGAGGAAAATCGGACAACGGAAAGCGATGTCCAAGGGAGACTGTTTGAAGCTGAACGATCTGTACAAGTGTCTGGATAGGCCCAATATgaaaaggaaatattataatttgtgtaattttatggggatttaa